Proteins co-encoded in one Bacillus sp. FSL H8-0547 genomic window:
- the codY gene encoding GTP-sensing pleiotropic transcriptional regulator CodY: MALLQKTRKINAMLQKAAGKPVNFKEMSETLSDVIEANIFVVSRRGKLLGFAINQQIENERMIQMLEDRQFPEEYTKNLFNISETSSNLDVFSEYTAFPVENRELFKNGLTTIVPIIGGGERLGTLILARLQEQFEDDDLILAEYGATVVGMEILREKAEEIEDEARSKAVVQMAISSLSYSELEAIEHIFEELNGNEGLLVASKIADRVGITRSVIVNALRKLESAGVIESRSLGMKGTYIKVLNDKFLLELEKLKTN, translated from the coding sequence ATGGCTTTATTGCAAAAAACAAGAAAAATTAACGCGATGCTTCAAAAGGCAGCCGGTAAACCGGTTAACTTTAAAGAAATGTCGGAAACACTCAGCGATGTGATTGAAGCGAATATTTTCGTCGTCAGCCGCCGCGGAAAACTTTTAGGATTTGCCATTAATCAGCAGATTGAAAATGAGCGGATGATCCAAATGCTTGAGGACCGTCAGTTCCCTGAAGAATACACTAAAAATCTCTTCAACATCAGCGAAACATCATCAAACCTTGATGTTTTCAGTGAATACACAGCTTTCCCTGTTGAAAACCGTGAATTATTCAAGAATGGCTTAACTACTATTGTTCCGATTATTGGCGGAGGAGAGCGTCTTGGCACGCTTATTCTTGCGAGACTTCAGGAACAGTTTGAAGATGATGACCTGATTCTTGCCGAGTACGGCGCAACTGTTGTCGGTATGGAAATTCTTCGCGAGAAAGCGGAGGAAATTGAGGATGAAGCAAGAAGCAAAGCAGTTGTACAAATGGCAATCAGCTCGTTGTCATACAGTGAGCTTGAAGCAATCGAACATATTTTTGAAGAACTTAACGGAAACGAAGGGCTGCTTGTTGCAAGTAAAATTGCTGACAGAGTCGGCATCACCAGATCAGTTATCGTAAATGCACTGCGCAAACTTGAAAGTGCAGGTGTTATTGAATCCCGTTCCCTCGGAATGAAAGGAACATACATTAAAGTTCTTAATGACAAGTTCCTCTTAGAACTTGAAAAATTAAAAACGAATTAA
- the fliE gene encoding flagellar hook-basal body complex protein FliE → MIQAITSLQPLQTASPAAQLQQSQETGFSEMLKQSINQVNAMQVKSDGMTAALAEGKNVQLQDVMITAEKASVAMLTAIEIRNKAVEAYQEAMRMQI, encoded by the coding sequence ATGATACAGGCAATTACGTCACTTCAGCCGCTTCAAACAGCTTCACCTGCAGCTCAGCTGCAGCAGTCTCAGGAAACCGGCTTTTCTGAAATGCTTAAGCAGTCAATCAATCAGGTGAATGCGATGCAGGTTAAATCAGACGGAATGACAGCAGCGCTTGCAGAGGGTAAAAATGTGCAGCTGCAGGATGTCATGATAACAGCCGAAAAAGCAAGCGTGGCCATGCTGACAGCCATTGAAATCAGAAATAAAGCTGTTGAAGCCTATCAGGAAGCAATGAGAATGCAAATCTAA
- the flgB gene encoding flagellar basal body rod protein FlgB, with the protein MNFFSGTIHSLEQAVNRTALQQKMISHNIANTDTPGYKAKGISFKESLDSERTKFEAIRTDARHLSFGRGHEAYNVIQKTGSAYQANGNNVDIDREMSELAENQIYYNAVIERLGSKFNSLKTVIKGGNG; encoded by the coding sequence ATGAATTTTTTTTCTGGAACGATTCATTCTCTGGAACAGGCAGTCAATCGGACAGCTCTCCAGCAAAAAATGATCAGTCACAATATAGCCAATACCGATACTCCCGGTTATAAAGCGAAGGGAATCAGCTTTAAGGAGTCACTTGATTCAGAACGGACAAAGTTTGAGGCAATAAGAACAGATGCACGCCATCTTTCTTTTGGCAGGGGTCATGAAGCCTATAATGTGATACAAAAAACCGGATCTGCCTATCAGGCAAACGGAAACAATGTCGACATAGATAGAGAAATGTCAGAACTTGCTGAAAATCAAATCTACTATAATGCGGTTATTGAACGTCTTGGAAGCAAGTTCAATTCTCTTAAAACCGTCATTAAAGGAGGCAACGGATAA
- the flgC gene encoding flagellar basal body rod protein FlgC: protein MSIFSQLNTTASALTAQRLRMDVISSNMANIDTARAELVDGKWQPYRRKTVALQQDGSSFLAHLNQAQGKPDSLNGVKVSGIREDQSPFKLVFDPEHPDANDQGYVQMPNVDPLKEMVDLISSTRSYEANVTVFNASKEMLMKTLQLGK, encoded by the coding sequence ATGAGTATATTCAGTCAGCTCAATACAACAGCATCTGCCTTGACGGCGCAGAGACTCAGAATGGATGTGATTTCATCCAATATGGCTAATATAGACACAGCCAGGGCAGAACTGGTCGACGGAAAATGGCAGCCGTACCGCAGAAAAACCGTTGCTTTGCAGCAGGATGGAAGTTCTTTTCTCGCTCACCTTAATCAGGCGCAAGGGAAACCTGATTCATTGAACGGAGTTAAAGTTTCCGGAATCAGAGAAGATCAAAGCCCGTTTAAACTGGTTTTTGATCCGGAACATCCAGATGCAAACGATCAGGGCTATGTACAGATGCCAAATGTGGACCCGCTGAAGGAAATGGTTGATCTGATCAGCAGCACCCGGTCATATGAAGCAAACGTCACAGTCTTTAATGCATCCAAAGAGATGCTGATGAAAACACTCCAGCTAGGAAAGTAG